Proteins found in one Triticum aestivum cultivar Chinese Spring chromosome 4D, IWGSC CS RefSeq v2.1, whole genome shotgun sequence genomic segment:
- the LOC123100579 gene encoding syntaxin-52 codes for MSNINRSHPALPMATFQPKGFAPAPSPLEQWTKRFQEAERLVEEVMGNIAERGSVPASLSLELKRRTGEIRRKVAILETRLSLMREDLDRLPNRNVKEMRKLAEKFDALELKVREVAAPFTMKKHSSNRNELLGPNDDRCTVVDIKSTANMENQEIVQLQRNIMKEQDECLDRLEETIVSTKHIALAINEELDLHVRLIDDLDERVEDTSTQLQRAQKKLKSLNTRMRKSGSCTGILVSIIAGVIFVAVVWALIKF; via the exons ATGTCCAACATCAACCGGTCGCATCCGGCTCTCCCGATGGCGACCTTCCAGCCCAAGG GGTTTGCGCCGGCGCCGTCGCCATTGGAGCAATGGACGAAGCGGTTCCAGGAGGCCGAGAGGCTGGTGGAGGAGGTGATGGGGAACATCGCCGAGAGGGGGTCCGTCCCGGCGTCGCTGTCGCTGGAGCTGAAGCGCCGGACCGGGGAGATCCGGCGGAAGGTGGCCATCCTCGAGACCCGGCTGAGCCTCATGAGGGAGGACCTCGACCGACTCCCCAACAG GAACGTGAAGGAGATGCGCAAGCTGGCGGAGAAGTTCGATGCTCTCGAGCTGAAGGTGAGGGAGGTGGCTGCGCCGTTCACCATGAAGAAGCACTCATCCAACAG GAACGAGCTGCTTGGACCGAACGACGACAGGTGCACGGTGGTGGACATAAAGAGCACGGCCAACATGGAGAACCAAGAGATTGTCCAGTTGCAGAGGAACATTATGAAAG AGCAAGATGAGTGTCTGGACAGGCTGGAGGAGACCATAGTCAGCACCAAGCACATCGCGCTGGCCATCAACGAGGAGCTGGACCTGCACGTCAGGCTAATT GATGATCTGGACGAGAGGGTCGAGGACACGAGCACCCAGCTGCAG CGCGCGCAGAAGAAGCTCAAGTCTCTCAACACACGGATGCGGAAAAGCGGGTCCTGCACAGGCATCCTCGTGTCAATCATCGCAGGTGTGATCTTCGTCGCCGTGGTCTGGGCGCTGATCAAGTTCTAG
- the LOC123100580 gene encoding peroxidase 5, whose protein sequence is MALGVVVGAAVVAMWLLAGEARGQAQLQVGFYAHSCPQAEVIVRDEVGRAVSAYPGFAAGLVRLHFHDCFVKGCDASVLLDSTANSTAEKDAPPNKSLRGFEVIDAAKKRLEAACAGTVSCADILAFAARDSVVLAGGSPYGVPAGRRDGNVSAASDAQASLPPPTANVAHLTEAFAKNGLSQEDMVTLSGAHTIGVTHCSSFSARLHGYNATTGTGQDPAMDGAKAAELARQCSPGSPNAVPMDAGSPDTFDTGYFRALLANQGVLASDQTLTSDNATAALVAQNAGNVYLFVTRFGDAMVRMGGIRVLTGGDGQIRTNCRVVN, encoded by the exons ATGGCGTTGGGCGTGGTGGTTGGCGCCGCGGTTGTCGCAATGTGGCTACTGGCCGGTGAGGCGCGAGGCCAGGCGCAGCTCCAGGTAGGGTTCTACGCGCACTCGTGCCCCCAGGCGGAGGTGATCGTCAGGGACGAGGTCGGCAGGGCCGTCAGCGCCTACCCCGGCTTCGCCGCCGGCCTCGTCCGCCTccacttccacgactgcttcgtcaaG GGCTGCGACGCGTCTGTGCTGCTGGACTCGACGGCCAACAGCACCGCGGAGAAGGACGCCCCGCCCAACAAGAGCCTGAGGGGGTTCGAGGTCATCGACGCCGCCAAGAAGCGCCTCGAGGCCGCGTGCGCCGGGaccgtctcctgcgccgacataCTCGCCTTCGCCGCACGAGACAGCGTCGTCCTG GCCGGCGGTAGCCCGTATGGCGTCCcggccgggcggagggacggcaaCGTGTCGGCGGCGTCCGACGCGCAGGCCAGCCTGCCCCCACCCACGGCGAATGTGGCCCACCTCACGGAAGCCTTCGCCAAGAATGGGCTTTCCCAGGAGGACATGGTCACGCTTTCAG GCGCGCACACGATCGGCGTGACGCACTGCAGCTCCTTCAGCGCGCGGCTGCACGGGTACAACGCCACCACGGGCACGGGCCAGGACCCGGCCATGGACGGGGCCAAGGCGGCGGAGCTGGCGCGGCAGTGCTCACCGGGGAGCCCGAACGCGGTGCCCATGGACGCCGGCAGCCCAGACACGTTCGACACGGGCTACTTCCGCGCCCTGCTGGCCAACCAGGGCGTCCTCGCCTCCGACCAGACGCTCACCTCCGACAACGCCACGGCGGCGCTCGTGGCTCAGAACGCCGGCAACGTCTACCTGTTCGTGACCAGGTTCGGCGACGCCATGGTGAGGATGGGTGGCATCCGGGTGCTCACCGGCGGCGACGGCCAGATACGCACCAACTGCAGGGTCGTGAACTGA